A region of Campylobacter sp. RM16189 DNA encodes the following proteins:
- the petA gene encoding ubiquinol-cytochrome c reductase iron-sulfur subunit, whose amino-acid sequence MSVTQDRRNFIGLAFGAVAAVGGAFSLVAVKKTWDPLPSVKAAGFTTVDLSPMKDGEMRQIEWRKKPIFILKKDANMPANDKRDVVVGDSRYIVAIALCTHLGCIPEWRASKQVFICACHAGEFNVDGINTFGPPPRPLDIPPFKIDGTKLVLGETGPEYEKLVAQA is encoded by the coding sequence ATGTCCGTAACACAAGACAGACGGAATTTTATCGGATTGGCATTCGGTGCGGTTGCTGCCGTAGGCGGTGCTTTTTCGCTTGTAGCCGTCAAAAAAACTTGGGATCCGCTCCCAAGCGTAAAAGCGGCAGGATTTACTACCGTAGATCTTAGTCCCATGAAAGACGGTGAAATGCGCCAAATCGAATGGCGTAAAAAACCTATCTTTATTCTAAAAAAAGATGCAAATATGCCTGCTAACGACAAAAGAGACGTAGTAGTCGGGGATTCAAGATACATAGTAGCCATAGCGCTTTGCACCCATCTTGGCTGTATTCCTGAGTGGAGAGCAAGCAAGCAAGTCTTTATCTGCGCCTGTCACGCGGGAGAATTTAACGTAGACGGTATCAACACCTTCGGTCCTCCTCCAAGACCTCTTGATATACCGCCGTTTAAGATAGACGGGACCAAGCTAGTACTTGGCGAAACGGGTCCTGAGTATGAAAAACTTGTAGCTCAGGCATAG